Genomic DNA from Telopea speciosissima isolate NSW1024214 ecotype Mountain lineage chromosome 2, Tspe_v1, whole genome shotgun sequence:
TGCTCAGTATCGCCGCCGCCTACGCGCCCTATCCTCATCTACCACATCTTCCAGAATCCAGAAGGGTCTCATTCGCTACCTTTACATTGTCATCGATCTTTCCAGGgtacccttttcttctttcgcATTAGTTCGGATTACAATTATTCCATCTGTCTCGTtgcaattttggttttttttttttttttaatgaactgATAGTTAGATTGGAATTGGGTGCTGATGAAGCTATACTGAGCTGGAAGTTCTGGAAACGTAGCGAATTTGATTGATCAAGTAATTCCAGGTCCGTTACGAGGAAAATGCTAGTTTCTAAGATGTTGAATCCAACATTATAGACATGGGTTGAAACCCATCTTGGGCTACGAACAACTAATCTGATTGCCAATCCCAAATAAGAGAAGACAGTTGGTTTTTTTGGGTGCTTCTTTGTTCAAAAGTTATGAAAATTGAACTATGTTAGATGCAATTTTATCTCCTAGAAATTTTTTTATCAGGCGTAGAGTGATTCGATTTGAAGATCGAATGATAGGGAACTAATCTTTGCTGGAATATATGTTTGTAGGAAAAATAAATCCTAATCTGAAGGTCCTGGAAGCATTGGCTTGTGTAATAATTTCTATGCCCTTCCAATACATCAAAATTGAACTAAAGCTGCTCAGGTTGTATGCATAAACCCATATAGAGGGATTGGTTAACCTACCCCATTATTCAGTAGAGGAGATGGTAGCCGTTCCAGTCCCCATTTTTGCCGTGTTGCTCTTGTGCATTTAGGTGCTTAAGCTGAAAAATCCTTTTCTGTGGATGGTATCGGTTGACAAGTTGAACCCTGGTCCATCTGAATGAAGTAGATTCAGAACACTGCAAAAGTGGTTTGTGTGGCTCATGTGTCTACATCTTTAAGACTGTTTGATTAGAGGCTTTGgcttttttctgattttttttttctttctatttctgtccttcccctccccctccccaacccaaaaaaaaaaaaaaacctctagtCTAAGCCTATGCTAATCTTGGGTTGGCTCTTCTTAACCATGTGCAGGCAGCTGCGGAAATGGACTTCCGACCAAGTCGGATGGTTGTAGTTGCAAAACAAGTAGAAGCCTTCATTAGAGAGTTCTTTGATCAGAACCCACTTAGTCATATTGGCCTGGTAACTATAAAAGATGGGGTTGCTCAGTGCTTAACAGATTTAGGTGGCAGTCCAGAATCCCATGTAAAGGCATTGATGGGTAAACTGGAGTGCTCAGGTGATTCCTCTCTACAGAATGCTCTAGATCTTGTTCACGGCTATCTGAACCAAATCCCATCCTATGGTCATCGCGAAGTCTTAATCTTATATTCTGCTCTCAGTACCTGCGATCCAGGGGATGTAATGGAGACTATCCAGAAATGCAAGAAATCCAAAATAAGGTGTTCAGTTGTTGGTCTTTCTGCAGAAATTTATATATGTAAACATCTTTGTCAAGAAACTGGAGGATCGTATACGGTGGCACTGGATGAGGTGAGAGTGTGAGACCCCCCTAGTTAGGGTTATATCACCTCATTTTTTGGTGTATTTGATAAAACTGTTACGTTTTCTCTTCTATGCAGTCACATTTTAAAGACTTGTTGCTGGAGCATGCTCCTCCACCTCCTGCAATAGCAGAATTTGCTGTTGCTAGTTTGATCAAGATGGGCTTCCCACAAAGAGCAGCAGAGGGTTTTGTCTCTATATGCGCTTGCCACAAAGAAGCCAAGGTTGGTGGCGGCTATACATGTCCAAGATGCAAAGCACGTGTTTGTGAGCTACCTACTGAATGTCGGATTTGTGGGTTGACGCTTGTTTCATCTCCCCATTTGGCTAGGTCATATCATCATCTATTTCCCATAACACCATTTGATGAGGTTCCTTCCTCACTTTTGAACAATCCACAGCACCGGTTACCAAGAATTTGTTTTGGTTGCCAGCTGTCTCTTCTCAATTCTGGTAAGTCCTTATCTAGTTAGATCAAATACAGTGATTTTGTTTTCAGTGAGCTATAGTTTTTATTACAAGTGCCTGCTTTTTCATTAAAAGTTTCATAATCTACTGACGTTAGTATCATATTGTAATTTCTACATTTATAATCCCAATGTTCTTATTTGTTATTGAATAGCGTCTGATTAACAGCATTATTGTAATTATCATTATTTTGTCTGGCCATCTACCAAAAGTAATGTCTCAAATATTATGTTGAATTTCTCAGTACCTTATTAGGAATATGGTATGGTTTTGGCATGTTGACATCATCTTATCAGAATTTGAGATATGGTTATGTCTtcacttttacccttttttaTCTCTGATTTTGTGACTTTCTGGTCCAGCATTAGATACAACTAGAGATATATACATTTTATTCTAGCACGTTCATGATCTTATCTCCGGCAACAATTAGATATGATCCATCATCTGACTTGTGCAAGTGCCATTTCTTAGTGAGATTCATTTAGTACAACTTGGTATACTTTTAGAGTGAGAGAATGCCACACTTGTTCAAAGCTTACCGTGATACAGGCAAGTAACTTGCCCAATACCATGTGATGTGATTTGGTATCACAGAAACCGAAAAAACACGACAATTTTGCTCAGCCAGCCTGTCATCCAATTTGTTAAAGTTTAATCTTGAGAGAACTTAGTGTCTTTTACTCTTTATTCCTTGAAGTACAGATTGAAAAAGGGTCATGCATTGAGTTGAGAATGATCCAGCTAAATCAAATATAGTTTAACATGTTCACCACCTGAAAGAAGTGTCATGTACTTTTCTTGTCTTTCTCCTCAATTCTTTGCTGCCTTCAAATGCAGGAAATAAATCCAGCTTTCGTGTTGCTTGCCCAAAGTGCAACCGGCACTTTTGCCTTGATTGTGATATTTATATCCATGAGAGCTTGCATAATTGCCCGGGTTGTGAGAGCCTCCGACGTTCAAAGACAATGAATTCAACTGAAGAATGACTGACTGCTGCAGACATCCGAATTAGCTATTTTTATCTGCAGTTAACATTTGTTCAGAAGTGTAAGTAATTCACAGACGACATTAAAAAATCTCATGGGAGGACATTTACGGCGCTAGAGGTTCCCCTGCTTCACCTTTGAGTTACAATGTCTAGCCTTGCTCACTTGGATACACTGAGAAGATTGATGTACCCATTATAATCACCATTTTTGGAGAATAGTTCAATGAGATAAATCAAATACTCAAATATAGTATCTTGTCCATTTTCTCTTGGATCTTGAGGTTTACTATTGTACTACATTTTATGTTTCAATAATTAGGaaattccttttcttctccccccccccctcttgtgtGAGCCATCTGCTTTGGTGGTGGGTTTGGTTTCAGAAGTTCTTCTATGGAACAGAAATGTGATATTCGATAATCCATCAATTTCAGGGAAACAATTTGGTAATGAGCAGCTTTATGGAAGTATTTCTTATCTATATCTGCATCTATACATCTATATACTATTAAAGAAGTACAAAATCTTTCTAAACATTTTCTAGCTTGCTATAACCTTATTGTTTTATTatatcaacatttttttttggatgaatgtaTATCAACATTTATATTGTAGAGGATATGgcacctctctctttctctcatttcttttcGATGtgctttctcctttcttccaaATATGAGGGGTGTACTCTATATCATGCACTGTATTTCTAAACTTTTAAATCCTTGCTGATTAAGTAGCTCCTGAGAAAAATCCTATTCCTATGTTGCTTAGTTTGCTGACTGGATTCTTTGCTCTATCTTTTCTCTTTGTTAGGCATCTTAGCTATTTCTTTCAGATctgatttatttaatttcatgCAACTGAAGTGAATCTTGGATGATATAAATGCGTTGATTGACCAAAATGTTTTTGTAAATGATCTTATAAGTAGCTTATCAGATATTTTAATTGAAATCTTACACTCTTGGGGAAGATTTTGTTTCAGTACAATGAAGTAGTTGCTTCTGTAGCATCTTTCAGGACTGAGAATGCAACTACAGTACTGAAGCGGGCGGGCTTGGTTCAACGGTTAGGTTGTTCCATTGTCATTAAGTGGTCGTGGattcgagtcaggaaacagcttTTCCGCAAAGCAaaggtaaggctgtgtacatataatcctccccagaccccgcagtggccggagccttgtgcattgggtacatCCTTTTTTTTATAGTGCAACTACAATTTGTTTCATAGTGGAGTTCTTCCAGTTCATATTAGTTGCTATGTGGTTGCTCGTCTCCTGTCGATTAGCTTGTTAACTATCTGACAGGGGGAAAAAGGGAGTTTGGTTCCTCTACACGGACtaataggtgaacgtacatgtgagagccaaccaccttaCCTATTTTTGCCAGTTACAAGGGGAAGAGGggttttttatggaaacaaaattaaatgtgATTGACTTTGAGATGTATGTTCACCTGTTgatacgtgcagatgatccattctcaaaaAGAGGGTGGGGGTGGTTTGCTGAGTGCCCTTATCCATTGCACTTATTCCTAGAgtagatccccccccccccgcccccctccTTTTTCACTGATATTTCCCGGGGTATTAATACTGCATTTGAGAAGCTGAATATGATATTTGCTTTGGTTGTGTGCCAACTGAACTACGCCATTTCTTCTCATTCCCACCTAAAAACTTCTTCAGTCCGTGTCATAAAGGCTTTGATGTTTGGGCTCAGCTCTTCTCATGTGTTGGATTTCTTGGTTGCCTTACTAATAGCAATTTAAGTATTTAATTTACAGGAGAGGGTTCTCAGACCTAGCGTCTTTGATGTTTGGGCTCAGCTATGCTTATGTGTTGGGTTTCTTGGATTGCAATTTGAGTCTTTCACTTAcaggagagggttctctgagcaagtggcatagggGTATATACCAATGAAGAGTGATAAAACAGTTAAAACGGTTTGGTAAATAGGGGGCAGAGAAttcattgagagagagagagagagagagctagtGTACCCTCTGCGCTcaagaaccttttcccttaactttttttttggttaacgAAAATACCTTTACTAATTCAACATAATATTTACAAGATCCTTTAAACAGTCTGAAGTAATAGAGTTAATCCTAGCAAAACGAGCAAGTCTGTCAGCCGGTGCAATGTAAGACCTAGATTGTTTAATAATCCTTACAGTCCCAAGGGATGTAATGAGGTGGGATATATCATATAACCAAGTAATGATGTAATAAGGCCAGGGATTGTCTGCCGAGCTGGTAAGCCAATTCTGAACCTCCCGTGAATCAGTCCACACAATCACTTGTTAACATTCTAATGAAAATGCCTTCTGGAGCCCTTCTTTGAGTCCTCGCAATTCTGCTTCTTGGGTTGAGCCTACATGTCCATAAGTCATAGATGATGCAAACAATTTTTGGTTATAAATAAGCAGATAGCCCCACCCACCTTGAGAGGTTGTGAGGCTGTAACTCCCATCCGAATAAGGAAAACAGTGTCAGTTGAATCCATGCCCAAATAAAATGATAAAGGAAAATTCTCTGATGATAAAGGCTTATTTTCATCAGGTGTAAAAGAGTTATGCCCCGGTTCCCCCAATTCAATCGATGGACAGAGGTTTAAGTCATTGATCGAGCGATGAATATTGTTTAACACAATGTGAGGGCTGGCCTGCTGATTTTGAAAGACCACCTGATTTCGAaggatccaaataaaataaacagtGATACAAATAGAACTCAGAATATAGTGAGCATGAGATGTAGACGCAGCACCACCCTTCCATATCTTAGTAACCATGTCCAGCAAAGATTCACcttgaagaaattcaattctaaTGCCAAGCGGGGTTGCTGCCCAGACTCTCTTTGTGAACTCACAAGACAAGAAAAGGTGCCACGGTGTTTCAGATTGGGCCCTGCAAAAAGGACAAAGAGGACACCAATCCCCTCTTTGAGTTATCTAGTACAATTTAGATTTGGTGGGGATCCCATCATGGAGTAATCTCCATAAAAATAGAGGGAATTTGGGTGGAATTTTCAACTTCCAAAGTTCCTTCCAGAAAGGGTTAGCCAGTGGCCTAAACGGCACACAATGATGGTTTAAAGAAGCTGCAATCTTCCTGGTGGTAAGCTTCCCAGATTTTTATAGTGGAGAGAAAATATGGTCATCGAAAATGCAATCAGATAATGGTAGATTTAGAATATCGTTGCAGATAGAGGTAGGGAAAAGGGTTTGGAGAAGGGGTAAGTTCCAAGACCTATTGTGAATTACCTCTTTGACATGATTGTACATTGGGTTGCTGCCAATAACTTGGTTGAGTGTGGTGTAAGAAGCAGAAGGAATCCAAGGGTCTTCCCAAATACTAGTTTTGGAACCATCACcaattttggaagtttatgAATCCAAAGAGAAATTCTCCTATTAAAGTTGATTGACAGCCTTCCTACTAGAACAGATGGGAGAAATTTCCAACAGCTTACAAAGATGATGAAATTTCCAACTTATTAACCTGTACCTTTGATCTCTTCCAGTGCTTTATTAGGATCAAAAGTAATAAATTTGTGATTTGGTGGTTCCTTCTCCAATTGGTCCtttccatgaaactcaacaccTCTATCAAATCATACTTAATAAATCTGCCAACTGGTCTAGGTTAAAGGCTACTCACGATGGGGGAGCGTGTCTCTGTCATGACAAGTGTTTAGTTTATGGATAAAATCCTTGCTTTTTTAAGCATATGGCACCAAAGGTTAACCTCAATGTCTGCTGCCCACATGTCAAGcgtcaaatcaaaatcaaatttgcCAAGTGGCTAAATAAAGTCCAAAAAACATACTCAGAATGGCCACATTATCCTACCACATGGCAAACTAGGTGGATTCTGAAGACAGGCTTGCTAACATTAGACCATGTAAAGCACATTTTGCCTTCTATTGAAGGCTCACTAGCCACCATCCATTGCAAATAAAGGGAAGATAAAAgaagtttctaccaaaaaaagagggaagataaaagaagcaaaattagttcaaaaagaaaaatgagaacttttaattaaaatttttaaataaaatctttATCTTCCTTTTCAACTCCAATGAATTTGATtgcaaaatattaataaaatttaattaCCAAATTTGGAAAGTATATAGCTAATAACACAATAATGTTGGGCAATGATTACggaaattttcattttagtcCTGCCATATttcatttcccttgcaaccaaacagagcaaTAATGATAAACAAAgtaaccaaaaaagaaaaccaagaaataaataatgaaCTAAGATAATTTCACTATTATGAAATCTTTCAAGGCAGAAATGCTGAAATTCCCTAGACAATTCAGCAATGTAAATTACAATAAATTGTTTCAGGATTCTGCTGTGGGGGAAACCATTTTGACTTCAACAGGAACATCGTTAGTATTGTTACTTCCAAGTGACACCTGCTTTCTTTCGGCCTGTAGTGACCGACACAAAGATTCAAGCTTCTCCTTCTGATTCTTCATTTTCTCCAACTGTTTCTTCTGATGCTCACGCTGCAACGATGATCAAGAAGCAGTTTCACTATCATGACGACCAGAGAAATGGATGGCAACATATATAACGTGGAGAAATCGTGAATGAAATTGAAAACTTGGAGGATTTGCTGTACTAACTATAAATAAGCTCAATTGCCTAGAAACAGGAGGTGCAGAAGAGGAAgcaccattttcttttttttttgggggggatgAAAATAAGAAGGGGGGATTCAAAGGTAAGTCTCTTGAGCATCATGTCACACATGGAAAAAGCTACAACAGGGTGGCACCATCATTTGCAGAAGGATcatgttatttatttatgaatttataatacatatttatttttggttcacGTCATACTATTATATCCATTCCTTTACTCCTCTGTACAGGAGAGGAATTTAAAGCAAACACTAATTCTACGATACACAAGAAACAAGTTCCCATAAAAAATCAATGGCTCTATGGattggagagagagatcaaagtggagaaggggaagaaaaagtAAGCGGTAGATTgaggtggggggagggggagggcaTAGGGAGATGGGGAAGGGAAGCagggagaggaaggggaagagcgggttggggggtgggggaggaggaGACCTGGGTCATGCAACTCACCCAAACCCATCCCAGCTTATTTAATGAGTAGGAGCAGGTCGTGTGGGTCCCACCAATCAAAAAACGCTGGCCGGGTTTCGGTGAGTCACATGACCCATTGGGCACCTAATGGTGGGTTGGGACAAGTTTGTGACACCCCTAGGTTCAACAGGTATGGCAGCAGTTTGAGAATATTCAGGGAATAAAGACCAGAATGGTGTATTAACAGCAAACATATGTATCAGATTGATTTCGTAGAATGGAGTATCCGGATTTGCCTGCAAAATTTAATTACAAAGGCCACCAAAGACCATGTAGAATGGGACACAATAGAAAGATTATGGAGTCAAATTACGAACTGGATGGAGGTGTTTATCGTTGGCCACTTAATCTTGATAAACAGATCTTCTAAAGAAAACTTTTCTAGTTCAAGAGGAACAAGTCAAAGTAGATACCTCtcaaatacccaaaaaaaaaaaagtagatacCTCTCTTCCTAGATTCCATTAATGTCGTAGAATCCTTTAGATCCTCATGATAGGAGAACAAAGTCATGAAGTGATAAGATACAAGGTttaaaatcaaagatgatgaGTACACTTCCTCATTTACAATAtcagattcccccccccccccccaacggaAGTGCTTCAGGTGAACCTAAAGAAAGCATCCTTACCGGTGTTGGATGGTGGAGGAAA
This window encodes:
- the LOC122651325 gene encoding general transcription factor IIH subunit 2-like, whose product is MSGIGIDRRFEPRNSYNGDEKRLAADGQEEEEEDDDGGNGRGMEAWERAYADERSWESLQEDESGCLRPIDSNILNHAQYRRRLRALSSSTTSSRIQKGLIRYLYIVIDLSRAAAEMDFRPSRMVVVAKQVEAFIREFFDQNPLSHIGLVTIKDGVAQCLTDLGGSPESHVKALMGKLECSGDSSLQNALDLVHGYLNQIPSYGHREVLILYSALSTCDPGDVMETIQKCKKSKIRCSVVGLSAEIYICKHLCQETGGSYTVALDESHFKDLLLEHAPPPPAIAEFAVASLIKMGFPQRAAEGFVSICACHKEAKVGGGYTCPRCKARVCELPTECRICGLTLVSSPHLARSYHHLFPITPFDEVPSSLLNNPQHRLPRICFGCQLSLLNSGNKSSFRVACPKCNRHFCLDCDIYIHESLHNCPGCESLRRSKTMNSTEE